The Candidatus Zixiibacteriota bacterium sequence TCAAATGAAGCTACTTTATAGCAGGAGACATCCAACTCCTCCAGAAAATCTACGGCGCTGTCGTCAAATGGAGTGCTGAAAGGAATCATGCCATGCTCTCGAACGCGGTCAAAAATCTTCGCGTGCCACTCCCATGGAGTGTAGGCTTCGTTATAGAGTTTATGCAATGATTTACCGGCCCAGAGACTGTTTTTATCCTCAATGCGAAATTCTCCTTCGTCAAGATCAATCGTCATCGTATCGGCCGTATAAGTTTGGATTTTTAATGCGTTCGCCCCGCTTTGCGCCGCGGCATCGACAATCTTCAGGGCCCGTTCCAATGACTGGTTATGATTACCTGACATTTCGGCGATTACAAAAGGCGGATGATCCGGGCCTATTAACTTATCAGCGATTTTTATATCCCGCATATTTAACCATCCCTTTCAAAGAATTTTTTAATCAATGACGGTTTTATTTCGCGCCACCTGTCTTCAAGTATGGCCAGCGTTACGATATCCTCATATTTCTCATCTTTTATAACGTAATCATAAAACACGCCTTCCTCGATAAATCCCAGTCGTTTATGATATTTGACGCTATCGGCATTAAAGGCGAACGCCTCGCCAACGACGCGGTGGAATCCGAGTTTTTCAAAGAGATGCTCCAGGGCAAAAAATCCCATTGCCGATCCGCATCCCTGAGGAGCATTTTCCGCGCCTATATAAAAACCCCAGACGCATTTTTTATTATCATTATCAATATTGGTTATATTGACAACCCCCAGAGGAATGTTATCCACTTCAAAAATGAAATGCAATGTTTTATTCTCAGTACTAATTTTTTCGAACCATTTCAGATGTTCGTCAAAGGAGATGACATGCGAAGTATACATATTTTCACGGATGCGATCACTATTACGCCATTTCAAGACGAGTTCCAAATCCCTGCGTTCGATAGGCCTAAATAGATATTTATCATGCCAGTGCATCATGCACTTCCTTCATGGCGTCATAGACTTTTTCGACTCCCGGACGAGGATCATCACCGAGCAGGTTTAAGGCTCGTTTGCTCATGGCTATTGTCTCATTGGGATTTGCGACGGCAAATTCAATGGCGCTTCTGATTTTCGCCGACGTGACATCGGTATGAAAACCGAGATTCCAGGCCGCTCCCGCCCGGTGCAAAGCCTCGGCCCCACTTTTTTGATTTTCGGCCAGCACTACGACTATTGACGGCATACCCAGCCAGGTGCGTTCCCACGACGTTGTCCCGGCCGCGCCGATTGCCAGGTCGGCTCGCGCCATCAGTTCTGCCATGTTATTAACATTCCGATAAATCTCGCATGATTTCAGATTATTACAGATTTCCCTTATTTCTTCATAATACGAGTTGTTCATTCCGACGATGACATCAACATGCAAATCCTTCGAATCGCATTGTGTGACCGCTTCGATAGCTCTGGCTGTCAGATTATCGTTATCCACGCCGCCAAGAAAGATTAGTATATTTTTTATGGAGCCATCATGTTCTTTTAATAATCTTTTTACGTCGCTAAATTCCGGCCGCAAGAGCGCGAACTCGGGTCCGATTAATCTGATACATTTTTCGGATACCAATTCCCCATACCTGCCGTTCATATTTCCATTGAGGTTTTGATCCAGGATTAAATCGCAATCATATTTTCTATTGGCCAGGTCGTCGATGACCATTATTTTTTTACTATATTGCCTGACGGCCTTATGCCAGCTTTCATCCAGCGCGTAATGATCGACGACCAGCCAGTCAATCCGGGAATACTTTGAGAGAATTTGTGAAGTCTGCTCCGAGTCAAACTCAGTCGATACCGTCAGCCATTTTTCATAACCGCCTAATTTTACCAAATCCTTTTCATATTCAGGTGCGGAAAGAACTTCCACCGCATATTTTTTCCGTTCAATATATTCAATCATATTATCCGGATGATCCCGACAAATAAAACTAACTGAGTTACTTCGAGAATGAAGAAAATCAGCCAGTGTCAGGCAACGCATGACATGCCCGCTGCCGATTTGATTTGACGCGTCAGTCCGAATAAAAACATTCACTGCGAATAATCCTCCAATATGCAGATTATTGAGGTGCTCACAGGTTGTCCACTAAAATCTATTTATCTCTTTAATAAGACAGGCATAAAAAAAGGCCGGGATTTTGCCCGGCCTAACCATAGTAACGTGTCAAGAAGAGAAATTATTTATTTTTCAAAGCCCCCTTAAGATTTAATTAGTTGTTTTTCCAGATATTTTTTATCCTCCCGGATTGATTTTTCATACCCGGCCCCATGGATAATGTCATAATTTATGCTCATAAGATGTGGATTTTGCTCCAGTAATCTCAATACATCCCCGGTCTTGAAAGTCGGATTGTCCGGATATAATGATTCGAATACCCTCAGAACAAATTCAAAGTCCTGAGGTTCATCAACCGTCCAGCGATGATGCGATAAGTCAATGTCATTTGTAAATTGTCCGATTGAAAATAATTCAGGATGATTGCGGAAATACGGGGTGACATGTTCTCGCTCGGATGGCAGGACCGCATTTTCCCAGGCTTTTTTAAGATGGTGTGAGTGAAATATCTCAAAATCGAGACCTATCGGAAAAGTCCTCTCGACGGTATTGCTGAGATAATCGAAATCACTATATGCGAAGTATTCAATCCCCT is a genomic window containing:
- the pseH gene encoding UDP-4-amino-4,6-dideoxy-N-acetyl-beta-L-altrosamine N-acetyltransferase; translation: MMHWHDKYLFRPIERRDLELVLKWRNSDRIRENMYTSHVISFDEHLKWFEKISTENKTLHFIFEVDNIPLGVVNITNIDNDNKKCVWGFYIGAENAPQGCGSAMGFFALEHLFEKLGFHRVVGEAFAFNADSVKYHKRLGFIEEGVFYDYVIKDEKYEDIVTLAILEDRWREIKPSLIKKFFERDG
- the pseG gene encoding UDP-2,4-diacetamido-2,4,6-trideoxy-beta-L-altropyranose hydrolase; this encodes MNVFIRTDASNQIGSGHVMRCLTLADFLHSRSNSVSFICRDHPDNMIEYIERKKYAVEVLSAPEYEKDLVKLGGYEKWLTVSTEFDSEQTSQILSKYSRIDWLVVDHYALDESWHKAVRQYSKKIMVIDDLANRKYDCDLILDQNLNGNMNGRYGELVSEKCIRLIGPEFALLRPEFSDVKRLLKEHDGSIKNILIFLGGVDNDNLTARAIEAVTQCDSKDLHVDVIVGMNNSYYEEIREICNNLKSCEIYRNVNNMAELMARADLAIGAAGTTSWERTWLGMPSIVVVLAENQKSGAEALHRAGAAWNLGFHTDVTSAKIRSAIEFAVANPNETIAMSKRALNLLGDDPRPGVEKVYDAMKEVHDALA
- a CDS encoding glycosyltransferase family protein, coding for MMEEKSSYGVLAILQARMSSSRLPGKVLRPIMGRPVLEYHIERLARSLKIDKLIVAASDQQDDTPICELCDNLGVEYYCGSLVDVLDRFYRASLEFPSDIIVRLTGDCPLADSNVIDQGIEYFAYSDFDYLSNTVERTFPIGLDFEIFHSHHLKKAWENAVLPSEREHVTPYFRNHPELFSIGQFTNDIDLSHHRWTVDEPQDFEFVLRVFESLYPDNPTFKTGDVLRLLEQNPHLMSINYDIIHGAGYEKSIREDKKYLEKQLIKS